The Aricia agestis chromosome 22, ilAriAges1.1, whole genome shotgun sequence DNA segment TACACAAAAGATATCTACACTTCTTTCGTTAACACTTCCagcttatacttataaaaatatttacatgaaTATAAGTCTGGTTGTCCTTGTGTGACACGTTGGTAAAGTCACACGACAGATGCAGATAGTGGAACTTGAATTATACGtaaatataggtctaccagaatctgatggcaatatttgacagcagattttcaaaaaatatccttgatcattggatattttttttatatttgcatgtttcacacacagaatcagccgctataagaaaaagaaaggatcaaaatgttttattccaattaccccggtattgttagagtcaatttattttctcacattTTGCCATTAGATTCTGGTATACATATACTTACCTTTATTAGAAATAAGCTATTCTCTTTATATGTGTCTTTTTAACATCACCAAAATTTTCTCCCAACAAATATACCTAAAATAAACATTGTTATTCGCATAAACATGTCGAAAATATGTTTTCGTGACCTCATGTTTGCTATACCTGTTTTAACTTACGTAATCGTTAAACTTACTCAAGATTTAAGCAATCGTCAATCTTAAACGCAATGTATGCCATTGAGTTTAGATTCTTGAGTCGTAGACTAAAATTGTGATGATGTAGCTATGTTTAAGTTAATCCTGGGTTGAATATCATTCAATCTCGTTCTATAAAGAAAACAAATTAACCCAGGATTAATTTTAAATCAGTATAGTATCCTTCTAGTCAAGAATATAGCATTTCAAATTGTTTTTCTCAGTAAAAACATAAAGTTAGCTATTTTCCttgactgtacagtgtacagccttGGCACCATGTATGTACAAATCCAAGATGGCTGAATCGACACTCAATTGAAAAATTATAGCCACAATGGACCATTTGACATTGAAAACACAATGGgaagttttaaaatactatcgagataatataaaaactctttgcataaaaaatactattgtCAAAGAACCActggcataaaatatattttttcaaataaagaACTTCTTTCAATGTCAAATCATACTGAAAACTTTTTTCACAAAACTTACTTTTTTAAATGCTGATTTACAATAGCACCTTTTTGCTCTCCGATTCGTTCTGGGGTGGTGGTCTTCTCCTCTTCGCTAGGGCCTTCGACAGCGTCACGGCAACCACCAGACACAGTATGCAGATGATTGCAGTAAAGATGGCTGCTCCTGACAGCACCTTGATGACAATTCTGGCGTATTGCGCAGCAACTGTAGAACAGCCGTGACGTTCGTTGGCGAGTTTGTTGGTGAAATCGCAGTCGATCGAGTACGGGTCCAACCAGCCATGGTAGAACACGTCGCAGCAGGACTTAGGGAACTCATTCTTCCAGTTCTTGTAATCCCTTGGACTGTCGGCGCCGCAGCAGTGGAGTTTCTTTTCAATCTCGCCGAACGCTGCCGCCACATCATTGTCAGTTTTCGTCTGGAAGTATACATCCCATACCGTGTCCTTCACGAAATCGTCTGTGCTCTTATTGTCTGCGAACACTAGGGCTACTACTGAAGCCGCGATTAAAATTAACACCACAATCGCTAGAGCAGTTATGTACATCGTCAACAATCCTCTGGACTTCTTCTTGGCGCTGGTGAATCCGCAGGCGCATACTCCCAACACGAAGAGGGATACGAAGAAAAACAGCCATGGGATCGCTTGTGGCCAGTATACGGTGTAATCCAGAAGGTAATGGTTGGAGTTCCTCAAAGTTGTAAAGTCATGGACTTCGCAGAAGAACCATATGGATGCTGATGCGATGGCCACTCCTAGAACGGCGTTTATTACGTTTAAAACGTATAATATCACTTTACTAACGTGTACGCTCCCCATGGTGCGTTAGCGCAGTCCCACTGTTACAAACTGAATGGCGTGACCGTACCTCGACTTGTATATATTAAGATAGCATCATAGTATGAATCATTTCTCGTTTACGACCTTCGAACAACTCAAATCGAACCTTAACACCACCAAAGTATAGTTCAATTTCATTCGCAAGTAAATTTATCGATGTAAAAACGTAACTTCAAGCGAATTGAAACTCTACTTGTCAAAATTAAGGTTTAATTTCGTTTGTGTGGTTATCATAGTGTTTTGCTATGACGAATACACCATAGTAAACGTGACGCAGGGCTTTATAATTCGCATAATAGCCCTTATTAAGGGTGACACCCCTTTACATTTGGCAGTATAAAtgat contains these protein-coding regions:
- the LOC121738238 gene encoding uncharacterized protein LOC121738238, coding for MGSVHVSKVILYVLNVINAVLGVAIASASIWFFCEVHDFTTLRNSNHYLLDYTVYWPQAIPWLFFFVSLFVLGVCACGFTSAKKKSRGLLTMYITALAIVVLILIAASVVALVFADNKSTDDFVKDTVWDVYFQTKTDNDVAAAFGEIEKKLHCCGADSPRDYKNWKNEFPKSCCDVFYHGWLDPYSIDCDFTNKLANERHGCSTVAAQYARIVIKVLSGAAIFTAIICILCLVVAVTLSKALAKRRRPPPQNESESKKVLLVKMKEDLAKGVLYVVNVLYAIFGLASAATGIWFFVQLSEFVALRNSNHYLLDYRVYWPQVAPWFFIILGVSMMVVSFCGWCGANQESRGLLGMYGIFLILIILLQAITATLIFVYVDGEDTDRFIKDTVYDGYYNSQSNPDVFKSFGRIERKLKCCGANDARDYRSWRNDLPLTCCLDSYYRATCDFTDKEANERLGCAKVASVYTKIISSSVAGASLIISLLEIAGVILAWKLFNNLGEVEHYITERKEGETEC